From Saccharomyces paradoxus chromosome III, complete sequence, a single genomic window includes:
- the CPR4 gene encoding peptidylprolyl isomerase family protein CPR4 (Peptidyl-prolyl cis-trans isomerase (cyclophilin)~similar to YCR069W), translating to MWLKSLLLCLYSLVLYQVHAAPASEKKLTSKDVDLQKKYEPSPPVTHRGSITIEYFDPVSQSMKEADLTFELYGTVVPKTVNNFAMLAHGVKAVVEGKDPNDIHTYSYRKTKINKVFPNKYIQGGVVAPDVGPFTVYGPKFDDENFYLKHDRPGRLAMAYFGPDSNTSEFIITTKVDGNEELDGKSVVFGQITSGLDELMDVIQYTETDEYGKPQHELRFLYFVLEILKISNILDLHATYTEKNGKFRNGDTSVGSTLKDIFPKDKGYTTSTSAFTKTTAFDLNHPVSRALMCLTVLAFCFIAYRCMHEKPRTVSLRRK from the coding sequence ATGTGGTTGAAATCATTGCTGCTCTGCTTGTACTCTTTAGTACTTTATCAAGTCCATGCTGCACCTGCATCAGAGAAGAAGCTTACCTCGAAGGATGTGGATTTACAGAAGAAGTATGAGCCCAGCCCCCCTGTCACACACCGTGGATCAATCACTATTGAGTACTTTGATCCCGTTTCCCAGTCGATGAAAGAGGCGGACCTGACGTTCGAGTTGTACGGTACTGTCGTTCCCAAGACTGTGAACAACTTTGCTATGCTGGCTCATGGTGTTAAGGCTGTTGTCGAAGGGAAAGATCCCAATGATATCCATACTTACTCATATCGTAAGACCAAAATCAACAAGGTTTTTCCTAACAAGTATATCCAGGGTGGCGTGGTTGCCCCAGACGTGGGTCCCTTCACCGTTTACGGGCCCAAGTTTGACGATGAGAACTTTTACTTAAAGCATGACAGGCCTGGTAGGCTCGCAATGGCCTATTTTGGCCCTGATTCTAACACTTCGgaattcatcatcaccacTAAAGTCGATGGCAATGAGGAACTGGATGGCAAAAGTGTCGTGTTTGGTCAAATAACTTCTGGTCTAGATGAATTAATGGATGTTATCCAATACACAGAAACTGACGAGTATGGAAAACCCCAGCATGAATTGCGGTTCCTGTATTTCGTTTTAGAAATCTTAAAAATCAGTAACATCCTAGACTTGCACGCTACATACACAGAGAAGAATGGTAAATTTAGAAACGGTGATACATCTGTAGGTTCCACtttgaaagatattttcCCTAAAGATAAAGGTTACACCACCTCAACCAGTGCCTTTACTAAAACTACAGCCTTCGATTTAAACCACCCAGTTTCCAGAGCCTTGATGTGCTTAACTGTTCTTGCCTTCTGTTTCATTGCTTACAGGTGCATGCACGAAAAGCCTCGTACGGTCTCATTAAGGCGCAAGTAA
- the IMG2 gene encoding mitochondrial 54S ribosomal protein mL49 (Mitochondrial ribosomal protein of the large subunit~similar to YCR071C): MIRSCATKCFARGKCFPGSATASIYQTLRLVSTNSNKAPEAPIFPRLEDVKMDELIGNNNFGKKTYYVERSRTGNLPVYSAYKNGGNKIITEIRKIEGDIIQLRNDLQDQLPFIPKESWSVVMQSKKIIIKGNAVEAVKRVLTKKF; the protein is encoded by the coding sequence ATGATCAGGTCGTGTGCTACTAAATGTTTTGCTAGAGGGAAGTGCTTTCCAGGGTCTGCTACTGCTTCGATATACCAGACGTTAAGATTGGTGTCCACTAATTCAAATAAAGCTCCTGAGGCGCcaatttttccaagattGGAAGACGTGAAAATGGATGAACTCATAGGAAACAACAATTTCGGTAAAAAGACCTATTACGTGGAAAGAAGCAGGACCGGAAATCTACCGGTGTATTCCGCTTATAAAAATGGTGGTAACAAGATTATTACGGAGAtcagaaaaattgaaggaGATATAATTCAATTAAGAAATGACTTGCAGGACCAACTGCCTTTCATACCCAAGGAATCATGGTCGGTGGTGATGCAatcgaaaaaaatcattattaaaGGTAATGCTGTAGAAGCAGTCAAAAGGGTATTAACCAAGAAATTTTAG
- the RSA4 gene encoding Rsa4p (WD-repeat protein involved in ribosome biogenesis~similar to YCR072C): protein MSTLIPPPSKKQKKEAQLPREVAIIPKDLPNVSIKFQALDTGDNVGGALRVPGAISEKQLEELLNQLNGTSGDPVPYTFSCTIQGKKANDPVKTIDITDNLYSSLIKPGYNSTEDQITLLYTPRAVFKVKPVTRSSSAIAGHGSTILCSAFAPHTSSRMVTGAGDNTARIWDCDTQTPMHTLKGHYNWVLCVSWSPDGEVVATGSMDNTIRLWDPKTGECLGDALRGHSKWITSLSWEPIHLVKPGSKPRLASSSKDGTIKIWDSVSRVCQYTLSGHTNSVSCVKWGGQGLLYSGSHDRTVRVWDMNSQGRCINILKSHAHWVNHLSLSTDYALRVGAFDHTGKKPSTPEEAQKKALENYEKICKKNGNSEEIMVTASDDFTMFLWNPLKSTKPIARMTGHQKLVNHVAFSPDGRYIVSASFDNSIKLWDGRDGKFISTFRGHVASVYQVAWSSDCRLLVSCSKDTTLKVWDVRTRKLSVDLPGHKDEVYTVDWSVDGKRVCSGGKDKMVRLWTH from the coding sequence ATGTCTACCCTGATTCCTCCACCTTCTaagaagcaaaagaaagaagctCAACTTCCTAGAGAAGTAGCTATTATCCCGAAAGATTTACCCAATGTTTCGATCAAGTTCCAGGCTTTAGATACAGGTGACAATGTAGGTGGTGCCCTAAGAGTTCCCGGTGCTATCTCCGAGAAACAATTAGAAGAACTGTTAAATCAATTGAATGGTACCTCAGGTGATCCAGTGCCATATACATTCAGTTGTACCATTCAAGGTAAGAAGGCCAATGACCCTGTGAAGACAATTGATATAACGGATAACCTATATTCCTCATTAATAAAACCAGGGTATAACAGTACAGAGGATCAGATCACGCTATTATACACTCCAAGAGCAGTTTTCAAAGTTAAGCCGGTGACTAGAAGTTCATCAGCCATTGCAGGTCATGGTTCCACAATTTTGTGTTCTGCCTTTGCTCCGCACACAAGTTCCAGGATGGTAACTGGTGCAGGTGATAACACCGCAAGGATTTGGGACTGTGACACCCAAACGCCGATGCATACTCTAAAGGGCCATTACAACTGGGTTCTTTGTGTCTCTTGGTCCCCCGATGGTGAAGTGGTTGCCACGGGTTCTATGGATAATACCATAAGATTATGGGACCCAAAAACTGGTGAGTGTCTAGGTGATGCTCTCAGAGGTCATTCTAAATGGATCACTTCTCTAAGTTGGGAACCTATACATCTTGTGAAGCCGGGCTCCAAACCAAGATtggcttcttcttctaaagaCGGTACTATTAAGATTTGGGACAGTGTGAGCAGAGTTTGCCAGTATACGTTAAGTGGTCACACAAATTCAGTGTCTTGCGTCAAATGGGGTGGACAAGGTCTGTTGTACAGCGGGTCTCATGATAGAACCGTACGTGTATGGGACATGAATTCTCAGGGTAGATGTATTAACATTTTGAAGTCACATGCGCACTGGGTTAATCACTTATCTTTATCTACAGATTACGCATTACGCGTAGGTGCTTTCGATCATACAGGTAAGAAGCCATCTACACCAGAAGAAGCCCAAAAAAAGGCATTAgaaaattatgaaaaaatctgtaaaaagaatggaaactcagaagaaataatggTTACTGCAAGCGATGATTTTACTATGTTTTTATGGAACCCACTAAAATCTACTAAGCCTATAGCAAGAATGACTGGTCACCAAAAATTAGTCAATCATGTGGCGTTCAGCCCTGATGGTAGGTATATTGTCTCAGCATCTTTTGATAACTCTATCAAACTATGGGACGGTAGAGATGGTAAATTTATCTCCACATTTAGAGGGCATGTAGCCAGTGTATACCAGGTTGCGTGGTCATCGGACTGCCGACTATTGGTGTCATGTTCCAAGGATACTACTTTGAAAGTGTGGGATGTAAGAACAAGAAAGCTTTCTGTTGACCTTCCTGGTCATAAAGACGAAGTTTACACTGTTGACTGGAGTGTCGATGGTAAAAGAGTGTGCAGTGGTGGGAAGGACAAGATGGTAAGATTGTGGACACATTGA
- the SSK22 gene encoding mitogen-activated protein kinase kinase kinase SSK22 (MAP kinase kinase kinase of HOG1 mitogen-activated signaling pathway~similar to YCR073C) has translation MDVSNTQQHQVAEDGRVLASSHTISSTLMKRLSSHSSHKPSRSDLQAFGSSETIDDSSCQRIFKNRYVFNESLYLKKLKKTALDDYYTRGIMPTTRYEEDGGDDEFIRLPNGDRIDEDLDSGVSFFSATSYCRKMRLDGEELAQDETVIERFKWQSMLARVLKGDIVKSEKTRIANQVKKPGLNTELSDEIWLELKAWLNGKTGQEMEQSLTYLRGNSDSLFEEIMEFRIPQGKTLSLDALAAILQDLMNRYHSVVSYWPNLNKMHRDKPVTKTAEFTARTDVMNSWLNFKTNLTLKRKELDDWINRFSPTSSPDNFQEDFNGVPEWNYKLKSLAEQLVKEKNIESIFQKKIFYPLSPWMFKLKLHFIVYGETLKKMNMMYPYERLKSLLTFPGYLIKEVILTRLSYAQKLKNPTMMMIDQMVDDFNTFIRLSVQLKYTLTQYCSNLPFDVDFDPTFENTVIEAIRYLFFLLNLKLVDSSIQNFKAPDLLLKYWEQLKNIGHYINGAEAVIPNEFLKLTLRLVHKLQFYLSEQQNSPPTFIDASEAEKWLSSIFENLGAMKRKLNRFSNILTKAFQNSAVYHINHNLRLVKKLKDAGYFLVYPGDNLESDGVYLLAAPELLGCGNDTILRILKNKSIGCDLIPKLDIGNNLNMYDVTTQEAGSNILVSKEEDPKGIPYYRVVANSSNDLDRRVHQSKREKSSTAPYDQRLDEENSEVLELELALSSLGVLVVLFPGEPVVWEGPVYKLSDDGIFTSNEINLKKIGNPNTLVLLNQGSNYALTYQVDKFNQTVGDSVSVIEKRCSLNSIESSLQRINKAYYKLAYTVLNNYKGILGSFMKQCPGSELLNSIFMFGRDFGRSFLKYNVFSSKRKYVIILLMVKLSMNWLKFLVEDCDPTDQRTFRWCVLAMEFAMQMTSGYNILALDEKQFQELKERISVCMSLLISHFDVMGARATEAEKGIQQARLNIDIEENIDEEATLEINSRLRLEAIKGLEKTTKKNPRQMGKVLDATDQGNKYLLSLASSLSNVSMRWQKRSFIGGGTFGQVYSAINLENGEILAVKEIKIHDTTTMKKIFPLIKEEMTVLEMLNHPNIVQYYGVEVHRDKVNIFMEYCEGGSLACLLDHGRIEDEMVTQVYTFELLEGLAYLHQSGVVHRDIKPENILLDFNGVIKYVDFGTARTVVESSTRTLQNAAIQDFEAETNSINDMMGTPMYMAPEAISGSVVKGKLGADDVWALGCVVLEMATGRRPWSNLDNEWAIMYHVAAGCIPQLPNRDEMTAAGRAFLERCLVQDPTRRATAMELLTDPWMMQIREIAFGNSEKDQIPTLGS, from the coding sequence ATGGATGTATCGAATACGCAGCAACACCAAGTAGCTGAAGACGGTAGAGTTTTGGCATCTTCTCATACAATCTCAAGCACGCTCATGAAGAGACTATCAAGCCATTCTAGCCACAAACCATCACGATCTGACCTGCAAGCATTCGGTAGCTCGGAAACAATAGACGACAGTTCCTGCCAGCGGATCTTTAAGAACCGATACGTTTTCAATGAATCGCTGTATCTGAAGAAGCTAAAAAAGACCGCTTTGGATGACTATTATACGAGAGGCATAATGCCCACTACCCGTTACGAGGAAGACGgtggtgatgatgaatttatTCGGCTGCCGAACGGTGACAGGATTGACGAAGATTTGGACTCAGGTGTCAGCTTTTTTTCCGCTACGTCTTATTGCAGGAAAATGAGGTTGGATGGTGAAGAACTAGCTCAAGACGAAACTGTGATTGAACGGTTTAAATGGCAGTCGATGCTGGCCAGAGTGTTAAAGGGGGATATTGTTAAGAGCGAAAAGACTAGGATTGCTAACCAAGTCAAGAAACCAGGGTTGAATACGGAGCTCTCAGATGAGATATGGCTCGAATTGAAAGCATGGCTCAACGGGAAGACCGGGCAAGAGATGGAACAGTCACTAACATATCTAAGAGGCAATTCAGATTCTCTATTTGAAGAGATAATGGAATTTCGTATCCCGCAAGGCAAGACGTTAAGCCTAGATGCACTGGCAGCCATCTTACAAGACCTCATGAACAGGTACCACAGCGTTGTCTCGTATTGGCCTAACTTGAATAAAATGCATAGGGACAAGCCAGTTACTAAAACTGCAGAATTCACCGCTAGAACAGACGTAATGAATTCATGGCTGAATTTTAAAACGAACTTAACTTTGAAGAGGAAAGAATTGGACGACTGGATAAACCGTTTCTCACCGACAAGTAGCCCTGATAACTTCCAAGAGGATTTCAATGGTGTACCAGAATGGAATTATAAACTGAAGAGTCTGGCAGAACAATTGGTGAAGGAGAAGAACATCGAATCTatattccaaaaaaaaatcttctatCCGTTATCGCCTTGGATGTTCAAGCTGAAACTGCATTTTATAGTATACGGAgaaacattgaaaaaaatgaatatgatGTATCCTTATGAAAGATTGAAATCCCTATTGACATTCCCCGGTTACTTGATTAAAGAAGTTATTCTGACTAGATTGTCATATGCACAAAAGCTCAAAAATCcgacaatgatgatgatcGATCAGATGGTCGATGATTTCAACACTTTTATTCGACTTTCTGTCCAACTGAAATATACATTGACTCAATATTGCTCTAACTTGCCCTTTGATGTGGATTTTGACCCGACGTTCGAAAACACTGTTATAGAAGCCATTCggtatttattttttctactgaatttgaaattagTTGACTCCAGTATACAAAACTTTAAAGCACCTGATTTACTCTTGAAATATTGGGAACAATTGAAGAACATCGGCCACTACATTAACGGTGCAGAAGCTGTGATTCCAAATGAGTTTCTAAAGTTGACCTTGAGGTTGGTACATAAATTGCAATTTTACCTTTCGGAACAGCAAAACTCTCCGCCAACATTTATTGATGCTTCAGAAGCAGAGAAATGGCTAAGTTCCATTTTCGAAAATTTGGGTGccatgaaaagaaaattaaacaGGTTCAGTAATATTCTGACGAAGgcatttcaaaattctgcTGTTTATCACATTAACCATAATCTACGACttgtgaaaaaattgaaagatgCTGGCTATTTTTTAGTATATCCCGGTGATAATTTGGAGTCTGATGGTGTCTATCTGTTGGCTGCTCCTGAATTATTAGGTTGTGGCAACGACACGATCttgagaattttgaaaaataaatccaTTGGCTGTGATTTGATCCCCAAACTTGATATTGGTAATAATTTGAATATGTATGATGTAACTACACAGGAGGCAGGTTCAAACATTCTAGTATCAAAGGAGGAGGATCCCAAAGGAATTCCTTACTACCGAGTAGTAGCAAATTCGTCAAATGATTTGGATAGGCGTGTTCATCAGTCCAAAAGAGAGAAATCTTCAACAGCCCCTTATGATCAGCGCCTTGATGAGGAGAACAGTGAAGTTCTTGAATTGGAGCTCGCTTTGAGCTCGTTGGGTGTGCTAGTTGTATTATTTCCTGGAGAGCCAGTAGTTTGGGAGGGACCGGTATATAAGCTTTCTGATGACGGTATTTTTACTTCTAACGAaatcaatttgaaaaaaatcggTAATCCAAATACCTTGGTTTTACTCAATCAAGGTTCTAATTATGCACTGACTTATCAAGTCGACAAGTTCAACCAAACCGTAGGTGATTCCGTCTCAGTCATAGAGAAACGCTGCTCACTCAATTCAATCGAATCCTCTTTACAAAGAATCAATAAAGCATACTACAAACTTGCTTATACAGTTTTGAATAACTACAAGGGAATTTTAGGTAGCTTTATGAAGCAATGTCCGGGGAGTGAGTTATTAAATTCGATATTTATGTTTGGAAGGgattttggaagaagttTCCTTAAATATAATGTCTTTAGCTCAAAGAGGAAATATGTTATTATCCTGCTAATGGTTAAATTAAGTATGAATTGGCTGAAATTCCTCGTTGAAGATTGTGACCCTACTGATCAGCGAACTTTTAGATGGTGCGTTCTAGCAATGGAGTTTGCCATGCAAATGACTAGTGGTTATAATATTTTGGCATTGGATGAGAAGCAATTTCAGGAACTGAAGGAAAGAATATCTGTATGTATGTCTTTACTAATCTCACATTTCGATGTCATGGGTGCACGAGCTACTGAAGCTGAAAAAGGTATACAACAGGCAAGGTTGaatattgatattgaagagaatattgatgaagaggcCACTTTAGAAATAAACAGTAGACTGAGACTGGAAGCTATCAAGGGTTTGGAAAAGACTACGAAGAAGAATCCCAGGCAAATGGGAAAGGTATTGGATGCTACAGATCAAGGAAACAAATATTTACTATCACTAGCATCTTCGCTATCGAATGTCTCAATGAGGtggcaaaaaagaagcttcATTGGTGGTGGTACATTTGGGCAGGTATACTCAGCAATTAATTTGGAGAACGGTGAAATTTTAGCCGTTAAGGAAATAAAGATACATGATACCACaacaatgaagaagatttttccCCTGATTAAAGAAGAGATGACTGTACTAGAAATGTTAAACCATCCTAATATTGTTCAGTACTATGGTGTCGAAGTTCATCGTGATAAAGTTAACATCTTCATGGAATACTGTGAGGGTGGCTCTTTGGCCTGCTTATTGGACCATGGAAGgattgaagatgaaatggTCACTCAAGTATACACGTTCGAACTATTAGAAGGTCTGGCGTATTTGCACCAATCTGGCGTGGTTCATCGCGATATTAAACCGGAAAATATCTTACTAGATTTCAATGGGGTCATAAAATACGTGGATTTTGGTACGGCACGTACTGTTGTAGAGTCAAGTACTAGAACCCTGCAGAATGCAGCCattcaagattttgaagCCGAAACAAATTCCATCAACGACATGATGGGGACGCCGATGTATATGGCCCCAGAGGCTATTTCAGGCTCTGTAGTTAAGGGCAAACTTGGCGCAGACGACGTATGGGCATTGGGATGTGTTGTGCTGGAAATGGCCACAGGGAGACGACCCTGGTCCAATCTGGATAATGAATGGGCCATCATGTACCACGTTGCTGCAGGCTGTATACCTCAACTACCCAATCGGGACGAAATGACAGCAGCGGGAAGAGCCTTTTTAGAAAGGTGTTTAGTTCAAGATCCCACTAGGAGGGCTACTGCAATGGAACTACTAACAGACCCTTGGATGATGCAAATTCGTGAAATAGCATTTGGCAACTCAGAAAAAGATCAAATACCCACCCTAGGCTCATAG
- the SOL2 gene encoding Sol2p (similar to YCR073W): MTTTVPKIFAFHEFSDVAEAVADHVVHAQDGALAPKNERKHSVTNISMNALDMTREASCKSTASAAEIKSGSSGSGSGNCKPKKEKRFKIALSGGSLIQVLHEGLLKRDDVRWGDWDIYFADERLVPFSSNESNYGCAKRKILDLIDTAKYGTPKVYHIDESLIGDPQECADNYEKVLIRGFAGRDSVKLPMFDLFLLGCAPDGHIASLFPNFQDNLREKLAWVVPVENAPSGPSTRISLTIPVICHSHRVTFVVEGATKAPIIKTIMERPEKGLPSSIVNEGAAGRVSWFVDDDALTDVLVTKKKYKFHPA; the protein is encoded by the coding sequence ATGACTACGACGGTACCCAAGATATTTGCGTTTCACGAGTTCTCAGACGTGGCAGAGGCCGTAGCTGACCATGTAGTCCACGCGCAGGATGGTGCATTGGCTCCAAAGAACGAGAGAAAACATTCTGTAACTAACATCAGCATGAATGCGCTAGATATGACCAGAGAGGCCTCTTGCAAAAGCACAGCATCCGCCGCAGAAATCAAGAGTGGTAGCAGTGGTAGTGGCAGCGGTAACTGTAAGCCCAAAAAGGAGAAACGGTTTAAGATTGCTCTCTCCGGTGGGTCATTGATCCAGGTGCTACACGAAGGTCTGCTTAAGCGAGACGATGTACGGTGGGGGGACTGGGACATCTACTTTGCGGACGAGAGGCTTGTACCCTTTAGTTCGAATGAAAGCAATTATGGATGCGCCAAAAGGAAGATTTTGGACCTGATAGACACGGCGAAGTATGGAACTCCGAAGGTGTACCACATCGACGAGTCACTGATTGGCGATCCGCAAGAATGCGCTGATAACTACGAAAAGGTGCTCATTCGCGGGTTTGCCGGTAGAGATTCCGTCAAACTTCCGATGTTCGACTTATTCCTGCTTGGTTGTGCCCCCGATGGTCATATCGCATCTCTCTTCCCTAACTTCCAGGATAATCTGCGTGAGAAACTTGCATGGGTTGTGCCTGTGGAAAACGCACCTAGTGGGCCTTCGACCAGAATTTCGCTGACTATACCTGTGATCTGCCATTCTCACAGAGTTACTTTCGTTGTCGAAGGTGCCACCAAGGCGCCCATAATCAAGACCATTATGGAAAGACCTGAAAAGGGATTACCTAGCAGTATTGTCAACGAAGGTGCTGCTGGCCGTGTATCGTGGTTTGTTGATGACGACGCCCTCACAGACGTTCTCGTCACCAAAAAGAAGTATAAATTCCACCCAGCTTAG
- the ERS1 gene encoding cystinosin-like protein ERS1 (Protein with similarity to cystinosin~similar to YCR075C) — protein sequence MVSLDDLLGLVYVTSWSISMYPPIITNWRHKSASAISMDFVMLNTAGYSYLVTSIFLQLYCWQLKDEESDLGRPKLTQFDFWYCLHGCVMNVVLLTQVVAGARIWKFPVKGHRKMNPWYLRILLASLVIFSVLTVQFVYANYWYDWHNSRTLVYCNNLFLLKISMSLIKYIPQVTHNSTRKSMECFPIQGVFLDVTGGIASLLQLIWQLSSDQGFSLDMFVTNFGKLGLSMVTLIFNFIFIMQWFVYRSRGHDLVSEYQL from the coding sequence ATGGTGTCGTTGGACGATCTACTAGGTCTTGTGTATGTTACGTCATGGTCGATATCGATGTATCCACCGATAATCACCAATTGGCGCCATAAGTCAGCGAGCGCGATATCTATGGATTTTGTCATGTTAAACACAGCAGGTTACTCTTACTTGGTCACATCTATCTTTTTGCAGTTGTACTGCTGGCAATTGAAAGACGAAGAATCTGATTTGGGCAGGCCCAAGTTGACGCAATTCGATTTCTGGTACTGCCTTCATGGGTGCGTAATGAATGTTGTCTTGTTGACCCAGGTAGTAGCTGGAGCAAGGATCTGGAAATTTCCAGTTAAGGGTCACCGTAAGATGAATCCATGGTACTTGAGGATTTTGCTGGCATCACTggtcattttttcagtgCTAACCGTGCAATTTGTATACGCGAACTACTGGTACGATTGGCACAACTCAAGAACTCTGGTGTATTGCAACAATCTGTTCCTACTCAAAATATCGATGTCACTGATCAAGTACATCCCACAAGTGACGCATAACTCGACAAGAAAGTCTATGGAGTGTTTCCCCATCCAGGGAGTATTTCTAGATGTCACCGGCGGTATCGCCTCGCTGCTCCAGTTGATTTGGCAGTTGTCTAGCGATCAAGGTTTCAGCCTGGATATGTTCGTGACAAATTTTGGTAAATTAGGACTCTCAATGGTGACGCTGATATTCAACTTCATCTTTATCATGCAGTGGTTTGTGTATCGATCACGAGGCCATGACCTGGTATCAGAATACCAACTGTGA
- the EGO2 gene encoding Ego2p (similar to YCR075W), with the protein MEAEKQSDIKGTIAFDTHGNVIEATGVGSKRIEDIGDLSKVALDAEGFAQVQGDSLLVHLYKHEDITLAVYTNAR; encoded by the coding sequence ATGGAAGCGGAAAAACAATCTGATATCAAAGGAACCATCGCTTTCGACACACACGGCAATGTTATAGAGGCCACAGGTGTGGGCAGCAAAAGGATCGAGGATATCGGTGACCTATCGAAAGTTGCATTGGATGCAGAGGGTTTTGCTCAAGTTCAGGGAGATTCGTTACTCGTACACTTGTACAAACACGAAGATATCACTTTGGCAGTTTATACAAACGCTCGATAa
- the FUB1 gene encoding Fub1p (Proteasome-binding protein~similar to YCR076C) encodes MIENKVELVAELVLESIGKTDVVSRHTEGTKSCQVSFRTADSSNEKGATSSLFELTVVQTLDDNDKYTVVIRHGTSVTMACVVSYDDFKLPTEPKWPLEREAFPVEPDLKPVMTQLKRQTASNEDMPKFDDEYQAQTRQNQGPAPLNPYPGLTVTEPSFTNPTGGYADRDLYPVGTSHPDLSRGLPDPFGTPSNQGGMIFDPNRRPPQRREDMPPGWMPGSRYDEPFGPGSSGFGGAGSGFI; translated from the coding sequence ATGATTGAGAATAAGGTTGAACTGGTAGCAGAACTAGTGTTAGAGTCCATTGGTAAAACGGATGTGGTGTCACGCCACACAGAGGGAACCAAATCTTGCCAAGTGAGTTTTCGCACTGCAGATTCTTCCAATGAGAAAGGTGCAACATCATCCCTCTTTGAGCTAACCGTGGTTCAGACGCTAGATGACAACGACAAGTATACTGTTGTTATCCGCCATGGCACGTCGGTCACCATGGCATGCGTGGTGAGTTACGACGACTTCAAATTACCCACAGAACCGAAGTGGCCACTGGAAAGAGAAGCCTTTCCCGTAGAGCCAGATCTGAAGCCTGTAATGACACAACTTAAAAGACAAACTGCAAGTAATGAAGATATGCCAAAGTTCGACGATGAGTACCAGGCACAAACAAGACAGAACCAGGGACCGGCACCATTAAACCCGTATCCGGGACTCACGGTAACTGAACCGAGCTTTACTAACCCAACGGGAGGGTATGCGGATCGCGATCTATATCCTGTTGGTACAAGCCATCCAGATTTGTCTCGAGGGCTTCCGGATCCTTTTGGAACTCCAAGTAATCAAGGTGGTATGATATTTGATCCGAATAGAAGGCCTCCTCAAAGACGGGAAGACATGCCACCAGGATGGATGCCTGGATCCAGGTACGACGAACCATTTGGTCCTGGATCTAGTGGATTTGGAGGGGCAGGATCCGGCttcatttga